The following coding sequences lie in one Pontibacter sp. G13 genomic window:
- a CDS encoding BamA/TamA family outer membrane protein has protein sequence MLKELKDGAPSGVKYCCLLLLMAFGCPESLFAQDPIPIEDTLKVVTGNRNQLVALPVIFYTPETELAFGVTGMYLFVPRGNGPEARPSFIQFVGYYSLNNQFAINAPYELRFQDSKHVVKGSVDFFRRIRRFWGIGPYTPQAGDENYSSNYIRIRGDYLTRITPMFRSGLVLRYHEFFDVEPAEPDGQLASGDILGSEGGRSVGLGVIFNYDRRDNSFAPTTGPYLETSMVLFHPWMGSDFRFLRWEFDGRHYIQTFGRQVFAFQGRGIATLGDAPFENIALLGHQTINRGYFEGRFRDQMMGAIQAEYRIPLFRGDVTGRLPIGRRFGINFFGALANVSREIRTFTIDEIKYSFGSGIRFLLNQQENVTLRLDFAWGRPGNSGIYFMVGEAF, from the coding sequence ATGTTGAAAGAGCTGAAGGATGGTGCTCCATCCGGTGTCAAATACTGCTGTTTACTGCTCCTGATGGCTTTTGGCTGTCCGGAATCGCTGTTTGCCCAAGATCCCATCCCCATCGAGGATACCCTCAAGGTCGTCACGGGCAATCGCAATCAGCTCGTAGCCCTCCCCGTAATCTTCTACACGCCGGAGACGGAGCTCGCATTTGGGGTGACAGGTATGTATCTGTTTGTGCCTCGGGGCAATGGCCCAGAAGCACGCCCTTCTTTCATCCAGTTTGTCGGATATTATTCCCTCAACAATCAGTTTGCCATCAACGCTCCCTACGAACTCCGATTTCAGGACTCCAAGCATGTCGTCAAAGGTTCAGTGGATTTCTTTCGGAGGATCAGGAGATTTTGGGGGATTGGTCCCTACACGCCTCAAGCGGGTGATGAGAACTATTCCTCCAACTACATCCGGATTCGAGGCGATTATCTCACGCGCATCACCCCGATGTTCCGGTCTGGACTGGTCTTGCGATACCACGAATTCTTCGATGTGGAGCCCGCCGAACCGGATGGCCAATTGGCGTCTGGGGATATTCTGGGAAGCGAGGGCGGACGAAGTGTCGGCTTGGGGGTGATCTTCAATTACGACCGCCGCGACAACTCTTTTGCGCCGACCACTGGGCCGTACCTAGAAACTTCGATGGTGCTGTTTCATCCCTGGATGGGCAGCGATTTTCGATTCTTGCGGTGGGAATTTGACGGCCGGCACTATATCCAGACTTTTGGCCGTCAGGTGTTTGCCTTTCAGGGGCGGGGGATCGCCACCTTGGGAGATGCTCCATTTGAAAATATAGCCCTGTTGGGGCACCAGACCATCAATCGCGGATATTTCGAGGGCCGGTTTCGCGATCAGATGATGGGGGCGATTCAGGCCGAGTACCGCATTCCGCTCTTTCGGGGGGATGTCACGGGACGCCTGCCCATCGGTCGCAGATTTGGCATCAACTTCTTTGGCGCACTGGCCAATGTCTCCCGCGAGATCAGGACCTTCACCATCGACGAGATCAAATACTCCTTTGGGTCGGGCATCCGATTCCTCCTCAATCAACAGGAAAATGTCACCCTACGGCTAGATTTTGCGTGGGGAAGACCCGGCAATAGCGGCATCTATTTCATGGTGGGCGAGGCTTTTTGA
- the pruA gene encoding L-glutamate gamma-semialdehyde dehydrogenase, which translates to MQKAFFQVPVPENEPVLNYAPGSTERAEVKRVLADLSEQELDIPMYIGSEEVRTEDKRPLSPPHNHQHVIGHYSRGTAAHVQQAIDAALEAKPAWEAMSWEHRAAIFLKAADLLSGPWRAQMNAGTMLAQSKNIYQAEIDAVAELCDFFRFNVAYMQQIYEDQPYSPPGQWNRMEYRALEGFVFCITPFNFTSIAANLPAAAALMGNVCVWKPADSQIYSAHFIMELLKEAGLPDGVINMVYVDGPDAGDVVFKHPEFAGLHFTGSTKVFQHLWKTIGENIHMYKSYPRIVGETGGKDFIVIHPSADADAAATAISRGAFEFQGQKCSAASRVYLPASLADHIMEKVQAEVESFKMGDPADFRNFINAVIDERAFDKISNFIDRVKEADDAEIAIGGNYDKSKGYFIEPTVVMTSNPKFLTMCEEIFGPVVTIFTYEDDKWEETLELVNTTSPYALTGAIFSQDRHVIDQASRYLQHAAGNYYINDKPTGAVVGQQPFGGGRASGTNDKAGSYLNLLRWVSPRTIKETFVPAKDYRYPFLDEE; encoded by the coding sequence ATGCAAAAAGCTTTTTTTCAGGTCCCCGTTCCCGAGAACGAACCGGTATTGAACTATGCGCCCGGAAGTACCGAGCGTGCCGAGGTTAAGCGCGTGTTGGCTGACCTCTCCGAGCAGGAATTGGATATCCCTATGTATATCGGCTCCGAGGAAGTCCGCACCGAGGACAAACGTCCCCTGAGCCCCCCTCACAATCACCAGCATGTGATCGGCCATTACTCTCGTGGTACTGCCGCTCATGTGCAACAGGCGATCGATGCTGCCCTTGAGGCCAAGCCAGCATGGGAAGCCATGTCTTGGGAGCACCGTGCCGCCATCTTCCTGAAAGCTGCCGACTTGCTTTCCGGTCCATGGCGTGCCCAAATGAACGCGGGTACGATGTTGGCGCAGTCCAAAAACATCTACCAAGCGGAGATCGATGCAGTAGCCGAGTTGTGCGATTTCTTCCGCTTCAACGTAGCCTACATGCAGCAGATCTACGAAGATCAGCCTTACTCTCCACCCGGACAGTGGAACCGCATGGAGTACCGTGCGCTGGAGGGATTCGTATTCTGCATCACTCCCTTCAACTTCACCTCCATCGCTGCCAACCTGCCAGCTGCTGCTGCACTGATGGGCAATGTGTGTGTATGGAAGCCCGCTGACAGCCAGATCTACTCCGCGCACTTCATCATGGAGTTGCTCAAAGAGGCTGGATTGCCAGATGGCGTCATCAACATGGTCTATGTAGATGGTCCTGACGCAGGTGACGTCGTATTCAAACACCCTGAATTTGCAGGTTTGCACTTCACAGGTTCCACCAAAGTATTCCAGCACCTCTGGAAAACCATTGGTGAGAACATCCACATGTACAAATCCTATCCTCGGATCGTAGGTGAAACCGGCGGTAAAGACTTCATTGTCATCCACCCAAGTGCTGATGCAGATGCAGCAGCCACTGCGATTTCCCGTGGTGCATTTGAGTTCCAAGGGCAGAAATGTTCTGCTGCGAGCCGTGTATACCTTCCGGCTTCTCTGGCCGACCACATCATGGAGAAGGTTCAGGCTGAAGTTGAGAGCTTCAAAATGGGCGATCCTGCAGATTTCCGCAACTTCATCAATGCGGTTATCGACGAGCGCGCATTCGATAAAATCTCCAACTTCATCGATCGGGTGAAGGAGGCAGACGATGCCGAAATCGCCATCGGTGGCAACTACGACAAGTCCAAAGGCTACTTCATCGAGCCTACCGTCGTCATGACCAGCAACCCCAAGTTCCTGACCATGTGCGAGGAGATCTTCGGACCTGTGGTTACGATCTTCACTTACGAAGATGACAAATGGGAAGAGACGCTGGAATTGGTGAATACCACCAGCCCATACGCACTGACGGGTGCTATCTTCTCCCAAGATCGCCACGTGATCGATCAGGCTTCCCGTTACTTGCAACACGCTGCCGGTAACTACTACATCAACGACAAGCCTACCGGCGCAGTCGTAGGTCAGCAACCATTTGGTGGTGGACGTGCTTCCGGTACCAATGACAAAGCAGGTTCTTACCTGAACTTGTTGCGTTGGGTATCTCCACGAACCATCAAGGAGACCTTCGTACCAGCGAAAGATTATCGTTACCCATTCCTCGACGAGGAATAG
- a CDS encoding TIGR02757 family protein codes for MCGLIEAFLLPFPNANEPSLDGRHLKIRYLCYMELKALLDEKYAEYNQPTFIEEDPIRIPHQFDRKEDIEISGFLSALIAWGRRSMIIQNAERLMERMDWAPHQFVMHANEDELGRLSGFVHRTFNEVDARGLVLSLRSVYEQHGGLNQIFAAGISPDDEDVYHGIIHAREILLSHPKLQGRTHKHVANPAKGSSAKRINMYLRWMVRPNSAGVDFGIWEGISPSQLICPLDVHTGNVARALGLLTRKQNDWKAASELTQNLRAFHPEDPVRYDFSLFALGVYEGVK; via the coding sequence GTGTGTGGATTGATTGAAGCGTTTCTGCTTCCTTTTCCAAATGCGAATGAACCTTCCCTCGATGGTCGTCATCTCAAGATTCGGTATCTTTGCTACATGGAATTGAAAGCCCTGCTGGACGAAAAATACGCCGAATACAACCAACCCACATTCATCGAGGAAGATCCCATCCGGATTCCGCATCAGTTTGACCGCAAGGAGGATATCGAGATTTCGGGATTCCTCTCAGCCCTAATTGCCTGGGGGCGCCGAAGCATGATCATCCAGAATGCAGAGCGTCTCATGGAACGAATGGATTGGGCGCCGCACCAATTCGTGATGCATGCCAATGAGGACGAATTGGGGAGATTGTCAGGCTTTGTGCACAGAACATTCAATGAAGTGGATGCCCGTGGATTGGTGCTTTCGCTTCGCTCGGTCTATGAGCAACATGGCGGCCTCAACCAGATTTTCGCGGCGGGCATATCTCCTGATGATGAGGATGTTTATCATGGTATCATCCATGCCCGAGAGATCTTGCTGAGTCATCCAAAGCTACAAGGTCGCACCCACAAGCATGTCGCCAACCCCGCCAAAGGCTCCTCTGCCAAGCGCATCAATATGTATTTGCGGTGGATGGTTCGCCCTAATTCGGCAGGGGTGGATTTCGGAATTTGGGAAGGCATCTCCCCGAGTCAATTGATCTGCCCATTGGATGTCCATACCGGCAATGTCGCGCGGGCATTGGGGCTCCTGACCCGGAAGCAAAACGATTGGAAGGCCGCCTCGGAACTCACCCAAAATCTCCGTGCCTTTCATCCCGAAGATCCTGTGAGATACGATTTCAGCTTATTTGCGCTGGGGGTGTATGAGGGTGTGAAGTAG
- a CDS encoding RagB/SusD family nutrient uptake outer membrane protein, which translates to MKTFFKSAYIALLSGALLTGCADRLDISPKDSVPSSNAINNRASAAAAINGLYSDVQDPTLAFDGLIALNQMFSDECIHTGTFPTRLEFGSFNVFPANTTMAAVFSDFYDVINIANNIIELVPAVEDESFTQEDRDNFVAQARFVRAYMYMYIAENWGTAPLVLDATAEVGDVLNVPNSTKAAIYTQIFDDLNYAKDNLSASNGSAYATPDAATAVLARCHLMNGNYAEALAEAESLIDVYALSADYAGIFAGDLSEVIWYLDFNSIDANTNAFFYFSDTKGGRQSISPSPELIAAYEDGDVRFAASIDTSTAIPHGIKYNDIAAGTDPIYMIRYAEILLIAAEAAAEGGDYAAASSYVNEVRARAGLGEVTLDASNYVEVIFQEKFVELAMETPLRTWDIRRRGMEADYLVPVGYEDPCDGLWPIPQRDLDRNPNLGQNECY; encoded by the coding sequence ATGAAAACTTTTTTCAAATCAGCATATATTGCCTTGCTGTCCGGCGCCCTTCTTACTGGGTGTGCTGATCGCTTGGACATCTCTCCGAAGGACTCTGTGCCTTCCTCCAATGCCATCAACAACCGCGCTTCCGCGGCTGCGGCTATCAACGGTCTCTACAGCGACGTTCAGGACCCAACTTTGGCGTTCGATGGATTGATCGCATTGAACCAAATGTTCTCTGACGAGTGTATCCACACAGGTACTTTCCCAACTCGTTTGGAGTTTGGCTCTTTCAACGTATTCCCAGCGAATACGACGATGGCAGCGGTATTCTCTGACTTCTATGATGTCATCAATATCGCCAACAACATCATCGAACTCGTGCCTGCTGTTGAGGATGAGTCCTTCACGCAAGAAGATCGCGACAACTTCGTAGCGCAAGCTCGTTTCGTGCGTGCTTACATGTACATGTACATCGCTGAAAACTGGGGCACCGCTCCACTGGTACTCGACGCTACTGCAGAGGTTGGGGACGTGCTGAACGTGCCAAACTCTACCAAGGCAGCGATCTACACCCAGATCTTCGATGATTTGAACTACGCTAAGGACAACTTGAGCGCATCTAACGGTTCTGCCTATGCAACTCCGGATGCAGCTACTGCGGTCTTGGCTCGTTGCCACTTGATGAATGGAAACTATGCAGAAGCTTTGGCTGAAGCTGAGTCCTTGATCGATGTTTACGCTTTGTCCGCTGACTACGCTGGTATCTTTGCTGGTGATTTGTCCGAGGTGATCTGGTACTTGGATTTCAACTCTATCGATGCCAACACCAACGCGTTCTTCTACTTCAGCGACACCAAGGGTGGACGTCAGTCTATCTCCCCTTCTCCTGAGTTGATCGCTGCTTACGAAGATGGTGATGTGCGCTTTGCCGCTTCTATCGACACTTCCACTGCGATCCCTCACGGTATCAAGTACAATGACATTGCTGCTGGTACTGACCCAATCTATATGATCCGCTATGCAGAGATCTTGTTGATCGCTGCTGAGGCTGCTGCTGAAGGTGGTGATTATGCTGCCGCTTCCAGCTACGTGAACGAAGTTCGTGCGCGTGCTGGATTGGGTGAAGTGACGCTTGATGCAAGCAACTACGTCGAAGTAATCTTCCAAGAGAAGTTCGTCGAGTTGGCGATGGAGACTCCATTGCGTACTTGGGATATCCGTCGTCGTGGCATGGAAGCTGACTACCTGGTTCCTGTTGGGTACGAAGATCCTTGTGACGGTCTGTGGCCAATCCCTCAGCGTGATCTCGACCGCAACCCTAACTTGGGACAGAACGAGTGCTACTAG
- a CDS encoding TonB-dependent receptor: protein MRSLLTLLFVTLLSAPWAMAQTMVSGTVSDEAGPLHFAVVTVKGTTIGVATDETGKYAISVPDGYDRLVVKFVGYTSQEVEIGGRSTIDFTLEEDLMELDEVVVTGYLTTKRKDLTGAVSSVSADDIATMPAPTVQNVLQGRTAGVMVTSNSGTPGGGMDVRVRGSTSISASNQPLYVIDGVPVIRGNQSQNGVGNALTNPLSDINPNDIQNIEVLKDAASTAIYGARGANGVVLITTKKGKAGAPKVTLNSTIGFQEAWNRVEMLDGDQYMEYIGTVLGNPEALGPQTGNVNWQDEIFQRGVITDNNLSISGGDTKSNYYASLSYYGNEGIVVGSAFNRISGRLNLENNASDIFKFGMNVGYTHSEADRVQNDNNIYGVVSTAILLPSNFAIFNDDGSYQTKYGLENPINGAVNYHNLAVSNRVTGNAFGKLDIIDGLFLRGSLGMDVLGFREEIYEPNTLQSAAGTNGRGFVGQSTTQSWISDLTLNYQKTFDLHAVSAVVGTSYQDFTRERVSADVTDFPTPDFTTLNAGANVVEASADFTRWGIESYFANAAYNYNETYFFTGVVRLDRSSRFLGDNRNGFFPGASAAWRISNMDFMSSVSQVNDLKLRVGYGVTGNQDGIGAFEAQQLWGGGANYFGSSGIAPSQLGNPDLRWETTTQFNTGLDVTVLNNRLSANIDFFIKNTNDLLLDRPIPTTSGFTTVIANIGSMRNIGYELSLNSVNVNSDLRWETTLTVARVQNEITELFDDQPLDFGFGSRVAVGQPIGTFYGYVTDGIFQSQEEIDAAATQTSGTAPGDVRFKDLNDDGVINDEDRDFIGSAQPDLMGGLTNTLSYKGLELSIFFQFSVGNEIYNNNAVFAEGMNSVFNQTTRTLDAWTPENTDTDMPRAVWGDPNANRRDSDRFVEDGSYLRLKNASLGYTLPADVVSKLGLARVKIFAAGQNLLTFTNYSWFDPEVNTFDGSNAALGTDFLTYPQARTVTLGANISF, encoded by the coding sequence ATGAGAAGTCTATTGACGCTTCTTTTTGTGACGCTCCTGTCAGCACCTTGGGCTATGGCCCAGACCATGGTGTCAGGAACGGTTTCAGATGAAGCCGGCCCCTTGCACTTTGCCGTGGTAACCGTAAAAGGTACCACCATCGGAGTCGCTACCGACGAAACTGGTAAGTACGCGATTTCAGTTCCTGATGGCTATGACCGCCTCGTTGTAAAATTTGTTGGCTACACTTCTCAAGAAGTTGAGATCGGTGGCCGTTCCACCATTGACTTTACCTTGGAAGAGGACCTCATGGAACTCGACGAAGTTGTGGTAACTGGTTACCTGACAACCAAGCGTAAGGACTTGACTGGTGCAGTATCTTCTGTGAGCGCAGATGACATTGCTACCATGCCTGCACCAACTGTACAGAACGTCCTCCAAGGTCGTACTGCTGGTGTTATGGTAACCTCCAACTCCGGTACTCCTGGTGGTGGTATGGATGTGCGTGTACGTGGATCAACCTCCATCTCCGCTTCCAACCAGCCACTGTATGTGATTGACGGTGTGCCTGTTATTCGCGGAAACCAGTCTCAGAATGGAGTAGGTAATGCTTTGACCAACCCGTTGTCCGATATCAACCCTAACGATATCCAAAACATCGAGGTATTGAAAGACGCTGCTTCCACTGCAATCTACGGTGCACGTGGTGCAAACGGGGTAGTCTTGATTACCACCAAAAAAGGTAAAGCTGGTGCTCCTAAGGTTACTTTGAATTCTACTATCGGTTTCCAGGAGGCTTGGAACCGTGTCGAGATGCTCGACGGTGATCAGTACATGGAATACATCGGTACTGTATTGGGCAACCCAGAGGCTTTGGGACCACAAACTGGCAACGTCAACTGGCAAGACGAGATCTTCCAGCGTGGTGTGATCACTGACAACAACTTGTCTATCTCCGGTGGCGATACAAAATCTAACTACTATGCGTCTCTTTCCTACTATGGAAACGAGGGTATCGTTGTTGGATCTGCTTTCAACCGGATCTCTGGTCGCTTGAACCTCGAAAACAATGCGAGTGACATCTTCAAGTTCGGAATGAACGTTGGATACACCCACTCTGAAGCTGATCGTGTACAGAATGACAACAACATCTACGGGGTTGTATCTACTGCAATCTTGTTGCCTTCCAACTTCGCTATCTTCAATGACGACGGTTCTTACCAAACCAAGTACGGTTTGGAAAACCCAATCAATGGTGCAGTTAACTACCACAACTTGGCGGTATCTAACCGTGTGACTGGTAATGCATTCGGTAAGTTGGACATCATCGATGGATTGTTCCTTCGTGGTTCTTTGGGTATGGACGTTCTGGGCTTCCGTGAGGAAATCTACGAGCCTAACACTCTTCAGTCTGCTGCCGGTACCAACGGTCGTGGGTTTGTGGGGCAGTCTACTACTCAGTCTTGGATCTCTGACTTGACTTTGAACTACCAGAAGACTTTCGATTTGCACGCAGTTTCTGCTGTAGTTGGTACTTCTTACCAAGACTTCACACGTGAGCGTGTTTCTGCTGACGTAACTGACTTCCCAACTCCTGACTTCACAACCTTGAATGCAGGTGCAAACGTTGTGGAAGCGAGTGCAGACTTCACCCGCTGGGGCATCGAGTCCTACTTCGCGAATGCCGCATATAACTATAATGAGACCTACTTCTTCACTGGGGTAGTTCGTTTGGATCGTTCTAGCCGTTTCTTGGGCGACAACCGTAACGGTTTCTTCCCAGGTGCTTCTGCTGCATGGCGTATCTCCAACATGGACTTCATGTCTAGCGTGTCTCAAGTAAATGACTTGAAATTGCGTGTTGGATACGGTGTAACTGGTAACCAAGATGGAATTGGTGCTTTCGAAGCTCAGCAATTGTGGGGTGGTGGTGCCAACTACTTCGGTTCTTCCGGTATTGCTCCTTCTCAATTGGGTAACCCTGACTTGCGTTGGGAGACCACTACTCAGTTCAATACTGGTTTGGACGTAACTGTCCTCAACAACCGTTTGAGCGCCAACATCGACTTCTTTATCAAGAATACCAACGACCTGTTGTTGGATCGTCCGATCCCAACTACTTCTGGTTTCACCACTGTTATCGCGAACATCGGTTCCATGCGTAACATCGGATATGAGTTGTCTTTGAACTCCGTAAACGTCAATTCTGACTTGCGTTGGGAGACCACTTTGACTGTTGCTCGTGTACAAAACGAAATCACTGAGTTGTTCGACGATCAGCCACTTGACTTCGGATTTGGTTCTCGTGTTGCAGTTGGTCAGCCAATCGGTACTTTCTACGGATACGTAACTGACGGTATCTTCCAATCTCAGGAAGAGATTGACGCTGCAGCTACTCAAACTTCCGGAACTGCTCCTGGCGACGTTCGCTTCAAAGACTTGAACGATGATGGGGTAATCAATGATGAAGACCGTGACTTCATCGGTTCTGCTCAGCCAGATCTGATGGGTGGTTTGACCAACACTTTGTCCTACAAAGGACTTGAGTTGAGCATCTTCTTCCAATTCTCCGTTGGTAACGAGATCTACAACAACAACGCTGTATTCGCAGAAGGAATGAACTCTGTGTTCAACCAGACTACTCGTACACTGGACGCGTGGACTCCTGAGAATACAGATACTGACATGCCTCGCGCAGTATGGGGTGACCCGAACGCCAACCGTCGTGATTCCGACCGTTTCGTAGAGGATGGATCTTACCTGCGTCTGAAGAATGCTTCTTTGGGTTACACACTCCCTGCGGACGTTGTTTCCAAATTGGGCTTGGCTCGCGTGAAGATCTTTGCAGCTGGTCAGAACTTGTTGACCTTCACCAACTACAGCTGGTTTGATCCAGAAGTAAACACCTTCGACGGTAGCAACGCTGCCTTGGGTACTGACTTCTTGACCTACCCACAAGCTCGTACGGTGACCTTGGGTGCTAACATCTCCTTCTAA
- a CDS encoding SusD/RagB family nutrient-binding outer membrane lipoprotein produces the protein MKKFKLYTYTWAILALISLQACNLSETNIDPTRQTGSELSLILPSALTHTAFNQSANPARVAGIVMQQFEGFDAQQVDYTNYVIGDVTFNNYWRTGLYAGVLKDCDVLIKQAQEEGQPYYEGIAKILMASEYATAASFFGDIPLTEALQGNDNLQPAYDSQAFIYETAQTMLDEAISLLGMDPVPGGPGSDDLIYGGDAASWIAVAHALKARYYMHLSKRDGEAATKALAELSKTFGSLAEQPDFAWENNTLSNSPLAKFGQERPNTLLINSAFKMAMDANADPRASFYSTEDFKYWGTADLFWAQNNSVIPLISYVEVAFLKAEAMLATGSPIADVEAQLEMGIEASMDQMGMAPEDYADYVSTAMSMEGLSEEEALEHIMEEAYYAYFGFAFQQIWTNYRRTGYPDLTPNPVGVNGLNPSGVIPTRFLYPVSEAQTNSANLNAAISAQGWSAGLLDDGTWAFK, from the coding sequence ATGAAGAAATTCAAATTGTATACATACACTTGGGCGATCTTGGCATTGATCTCCCTGCAAGCGTGTAATCTGTCGGAGACGAATATCGATCCGACTCGCCAAACTGGATCTGAACTGAGTCTGATCCTTCCGAGTGCATTGACCCATACTGCCTTCAATCAATCAGCGAATCCTGCGCGTGTAGCAGGGATCGTGATGCAGCAGTTTGAAGGGTTTGATGCCCAGCAGGTCGATTATACCAATTATGTGATTGGAGACGTCACGTTCAACAACTATTGGAGAACGGGCCTCTATGCAGGGGTTTTGAAAGACTGTGATGTTTTGATCAAACAAGCCCAGGAGGAAGGTCAGCCATACTACGAAGGGATCGCCAAGATCTTGATGGCTAGTGAATATGCTACTGCCGCCTCCTTCTTTGGAGATATTCCTTTGACTGAAGCCCTTCAGGGGAATGACAACTTGCAGCCTGCTTACGATTCGCAGGCATTCATCTACGAAACTGCCCAAACGATGCTGGACGAGGCGATCAGCCTTTTGGGAATGGACCCAGTTCCAGGAGGGCCAGGATCTGACGATCTGATTTACGGTGGAGATGCCGCATCTTGGATTGCCGTAGCACATGCCTTGAAGGCTCGATACTATATGCATTTGAGCAAACGCGATGGAGAAGCCGCGACTAAAGCATTGGCAGAATTGAGCAAAACCTTCGGGAGTTTGGCAGAGCAGCCTGATTTTGCTTGGGAAAACAACACCTTGTCCAACAGCCCATTGGCGAAGTTTGGTCAAGAGCGTCCCAATACCTTGTTGATCAATTCAGCCTTCAAGATGGCGATGGATGCCAATGCTGATCCTCGTGCTTCTTTCTATTCCACAGAAGACTTCAAATACTGGGGTACTGCGGATCTGTTCTGGGCTCAGAACAACTCGGTGATTCCATTGATCTCCTATGTGGAGGTAGCATTCCTGAAAGCTGAAGCCATGTTGGCGACTGGTTCTCCAATTGCAGATGTGGAAGCCCAGCTTGAAATGGGCATAGAAGCGAGCATGGATCAGATGGGAATGGCCCCCGAGGACTACGCTGATTATGTTTCTACAGCGATGTCCATGGAAGGATTGTCTGAGGAAGAAGCGTTGGAGCATATTATGGAGGAGGCTTATTATGCCTACTTCGGATTTGCCTTCCAGCAGATTTGGACCAACTACCGACGGACAGGATATCCAGATTTGACTCCCAATCCTGTGGGAGTCAATGGGTTGAATCCTTCTGGCGTAATTCCTACGAGGTTCCTCTATCCTGTTTCTGAGGCTCAGACCAACTCTGCCAACTTGAATGCCGCTATTTCCGCTCAGGGATGGAGCGCCGGATTGTTGGATGATGGTACTTGGGCATTTAAATAG